In Cicer arietinum cultivar CDC Frontier isolate Library 1 chromosome 7, Cicar.CDCFrontier_v2.0, whole genome shotgun sequence, a single window of DNA contains:
- the LOC101509358 gene encoding uncharacterized protein → MMNSSKIEEEDDLFLRVPPDLVIHPPHQILPPTTTTTTSPPPPDPPSFSLSEIVLFPSPSSSDSPPSHSSADSPPSHQLTTTSKPLFVSPDSHISSQFYTFNPDSHSLMINCLLQNRLATPSEIRAATPRAVLKSWRTVWKDRNEETAYLTAWKRIQDKLTARVDQHGNHFLCFKNNTNQFVSHINQWQDIVMSYHSDADLKHLGVKDTVERIKQVWTVGAKFYGIPESYIRVCIGACPVCSAVASGSNVSEAAAAARNKRRRFEYTESFDVPAKEVPSRLQQLAAKHKVVLCIRQKYIRYKPFMAEVKDYACHRAGQPAASKKSKILKREPYASKRCGCGFRIRAIVPIANYNEKDKSFVYQEEGMAVFKLYAVHSGHEPGPLDGNARIMHRVVGHKGGYLMDQDAVVYGVSEEMENDGFGLMGKDEGDLQFSVLQQVQELRAEVAMLEGRVSKIPQELLGSVSRDLFDVVNKIRNIGEVGLKPMGLLPDKSHADDVLVGDNDLANWSSHHHERIYGDGKDTELIEDDEDSFGRTLGEVVSWGDHIRTECRSQKDLMSETCKPEKWLKCSDFDEKSILDCEDTKLTKPIRHDDAIVSDVGLGCIQVDSFYQDNAKWYDSPCALDTGADCEDTGFRHGEIL, encoded by the coding sequence ATGATGAATTCAAGCAAAATCGAAGAAGAAGACGATCTTTTCCTCCGAGTCCCACCGGATCTAGTCATACACCCTCCACACCAGATCCTCCCTCCcaccacaacaacaacaacctcaCCACCACCACCAGACCCTCCCTCTTTCTCTCTTTCCGAAATCGTTCTATTCCCTTCCCCTTCCTCCTCCGACTCCCCACCGAGTCACTCCTCCGCCGACTCACCACCGAGTCACCAACTCACCACAACATCAAAACCCTTATTCGTAAGTCCCGACTCTCACATCTCCTCCCAATTCTACACATTCAATCCCGACTCCCACTCTCTCATGATCAACTGCCTCCTCCAAAACCGGCTCGCCACTCCCTCCGAGATCCGCGCTGCCACTCCACGCGCCGTCCTCAAATCATGGCGAACCGTTTGGAAAGACCGTAACGAAGAAACCGCTTACCTAACCGCATGGAAACGAATCCAAGACAAATTAACCGCGCGTGTGGACCAACACGGTAATCACTTCCTCTGTTTCAAAAACAACACGAATCAATTCGTTTCGCATATTAATCAATGGCAAGACATTGTTATGAGTTATCATAGTGACGCTGATCTTAAACATCTCGGTGTTAAAGACACCGTTGAGAGAATTAAACAGGTTTGGACTGTTGGTGCTAAGTTTTATGGTATTCCTGAGAGTTACATTCGTGTTTGTATCGGCGCTTGTCCTGTTTGCTCTGCGGTAGCCTCTGGATCTAATGTATCAGAGGCTGCCGCCGCTGCTAGGAACAAGCGGCGGAGATTTGAGTATACCGAATCCTTTGATGTGCCTGCTAAGGAAGTTCCTAGTAGGTTGCAGCAACTTGCTGCTAAGCATAAGGTTGTGCTTTGTATTAGGCAAAAGTATATTAGGTATAAGCCTTTTATGGCTGAGGTTAAGGATTATGCTTGTCATAGAGCGGGTCAACCTGCTGCTTCTAAGAAATCTAAGATTTTGAAGAGGGAGCCCTATGCTTCTAAGAGGTGTGGATGTGGGTTTCGGATTAGAGCTATTGTTCCGATTGCGAATTATAATGAGAAGGATAAGAGTTTTGTTTATCAGGAAGAGGGGATGGCGGTTTTTAAATTGTATGCTGTGCATTCGGGGCATGAGCCAGGGCCGTTGGATGGAAATGCTAGGATTATGCATAGGGTTGTTGGACATAAAGGGGGGTATTTGATGGATCAGGACGCGGTTGTTTATGGGGTGAGTGAGGAAATGGAGAATGATGGGTTTGGTTTGATGGGGAAAGATGAAGGAGATTTGCAGTTTTCGGTTTTGCAACAGGTGCAGGAGTTGAGAGCTGAGGTTGCGATGTTGGAAGGGAGGGTTTCGAAGATTCCGCAGGAGTTGTTGGGTTCGGTTTCGAGAGATTTGTTTGACGTTGTGAATAAAATTAGGAATATAGGGGAAGTGGGTTTGAAGCCGATGGGGTTACTTCCGGATAAGTCGCATGCAGACGATGTCTTGGTTGGGGATAATGATCTTGCAAACTGGAGTAGTCATCACCATGAAAGGATTTACGGGGATGGCAAGGACACAGAGCTGATTGAGGATGATGAAGATAGTTTCGGCCGCACTTTGGGAGAAGTGGTTTCTTGGGGTGACCATATCAGGACAGAGTGCAGAAGTCAGAAGGATCTGATGAGTGAAACTTGTAAGCCTGAAAAGTGGTTGAAATGCAGCGACTTCGATGAGAAGAGCATCCTTGATTGCGAGGATACTAAATTAACCAAGCCCATCAGACATGACGATGCTATTGTTTCAGATGTAGGTCTTGGTTGTATACAGGTTGATAGTTTCTACCAAGACAATGCTAAATGGTATGATTCTCCTTGTGCTTTGGATACTGGTGCAGATTGCGAGGATACTGGATTCCGTCATGGAGAGATTTTATAG